In Harmonia axyridis chromosome 6, icHarAxyr1.1, whole genome shotgun sequence, a single window of DNA contains:
- the LOC123682164 gene encoding uncharacterized protein CG7065-like isoform X1, which translates to MEPAAPGTEDDPVCTQEYQTEFKPTKKDAVEEQALSKKAFLPNGTYGNIFLLEYVQGAPHWFCRVCERPVFGQVFNHELGKRHVSRLKLGKNDDDHRDNEGNGKSAKGPGIEVVIAPGEPLPPGFEGEVEPSQTIIQERLDKFNAGPLVGLEYLLELIDYDPSKEPAYMCILCHKKGDPRTILTHLASYNHQLTYLQKHFPTAYRHIAPYMVKGYKRNWQNGLLKIVEAIEATFGRLKPIQVENAKYSKDQMYYVEMVAKAKHFSELSGQTFENVVTKEELTRVHEIPKGIVTTTAVISKPMKRKSPSPPVVAKPMKKPKMPAENKSKRRSLSPVSDVSSSDLEDFDVKSPKKPIKYNEIFRRPPVERSQYTKREGNMPWQKSSYRKDRPQPVIERTRDEKVEKMEEYKRLAKAIDNQMEIVLKKHKENPEKHPKYNDEWKKFWNARYKELQAEGKNASTHDFKPEWIECWNKRMLELHKEEIVSSKAALRKRLGLGEEPAPISFRIGERRKAQGASYKPTPTAAQPDNDPEVIVIDDTEEDLVLKGRNRSRSPVKKRDHSPQFRRRSPVRKRSPSPSRQKNSPSPPSYRRRERSPPTRRRDSPLSRRKESLVSSRRESPPSRKKESPKRQLSPLSRRKGSPFYHKAPSPPTRLREDKLSPPRDRFERTRERSEERSRSSRGKSREISWERERERRRDYDEKHWDRPYRGREYPWEHDLHPGFNSNPYAPPKILRDVTRKPVLTPEPPSYSEISEPIEDDGDVNIVAVLRLLTALEEKLGSLGPKVIDLLSQALAMEKKVPNSSEELLDSEMNCVLFETVKEKLKGQLQAGLVDWIQEKAFKTAIRKTASLIHEAGERKKQKEEEMPKKPVVVPGIGKVDKGKIARQIANALIAQGKTDVTQSELEELINAVVGIAEAQKNSSEPLTTASFLEKLAASQPKETKPTIEPKVEPEPKVQPEPKEEKETVHKLEEDIEVSSSSQDKSTINMEGLSDSDLETLLQNFKDLSSDEQVGLINYLKKLEAREPERVEKLRKFVNLSESTDDKDNTGKYSPSTAKIEDFTNKESSEKRNDEIKEDKKDLNNLELISIDSEDEYSFDDVAKAVSQKVIENEKEQKRLEHKNLENKNLDDAKAFITSLMSSLNKTVSQSSTTTTTNSPVVSSVTTTNKEKINLISNIPISSVDVANSLSGITMSMSSLGNILGNVQSLTNKAQAVQQQQERQPELKLNIPIQPLKPSIVPSAPTNSSRNPYNDFDIAGQRDQKSKTVKGQPNKSYDEFNIGPIPQDVKDDVRPQGPSSSRLMDKPLGYSDLPRSSNSPFPERIPQSNTNLPFTNLQRNPIRGTAIQDKQLPLFSNNQFPAKGGPFPDKFRTGGNNFELSGGSRGDLEPRTSDFRAGTSDVRGGVGNFRTSTDYRDAPNNYRDAPSSYRDSPNSYREAPSSYRDAPNSYREAPNSYRDAPNNYRDAPTSYRDAPNDYRDDSNDYRDAPDDYRDALNDYSDAPNDYRDSPNDYRGAPSNYRGGPSNIRGNDFRDARASQGNSKSTVEDSRNKTNDYRGGFGNPRGGQANKMGGNVNYGNRQNSFPPAPRYPQQGNNFNAYNKW; encoded by the exons ATGGAGCCTGCTGCACCAGGAACAGAGGACGACCCAGTTTGTACTCAAGAATATCAAACCGAGTTCAAACCGACCAAAAAG GACGCCGTAGAGGAACAAGCACTGTCGAAGAAGGCCTTTCTACCTAATGGAACCTACGGCAATATCTTCTTGCTGGAATATGTACAAGGAGCACCGCACTGGTTCTGTAGAGTATGCGAAAGGCCTGTTTTTGGGCAAGTTTTTAATCACGAACTTGGTAAAAGACACGTGTCGAGATTGAAACTTGGCAAAAACGATGACGACCACAGGGATAACGAAGGAAATGGAAAATCGGCCAAGGGTCCTGGAATTGAAGTTGTTATTGCCCCTGGCGAGCCTTTACCTCCAGGTTTTGAGGGGGAGGTTGAGCCATCGCAAACAATTATTCAG gAACGTTTGGATAAATTCAATGCAGGACCTTTGGTTGGATTGGAATACTTGTTGGAGCTTATAGATTATGACCCTTCTAAGGAGCCTGCGTATATGTGCATCCTTTGCCATAAGAAGGGGGATCCCCGAACAATTTTGACACATCTGGCGAGTTATAATCATCAGTTGACT TATTTGCAAAAACACTTTCCGACTGCGTATCGCCATATAGCACCGTATATGGTGAAGGGGTATAAGAGAAATTGGCAGAATGGACTTCTCAAGATTGTCGAGGCCATAGAAGCGACATTCGGACGTTTGAAACCCATACAAGTGGAAAACGCTAAATACAGCAAGGATCAAATGTACTATGTGGAGATGGTCGCCAAAGCAAAACATTTCAGCGAATTATCAGGCCAAACATTTGAGAATGTAGTTACAAAAGAGGAGCTGACCAGAGTTCACGAGA TACCAAAAGGTATTGTAACAACAACAGCAGTTATAAGTAAACCAATGAAAAGGAAGAGTCCGTCCCCACCTGTTGTTGCCAAACCTATGAAGAAACCAAAAATGCCAGCTGAAAATAAATCGAAAAGAAGATCTCTTTCCCCTGTGTCTGATGTTTCTAGTAGTGATCTAGAAGACTTTGATGTCAAATCTCCTAAAAAACCGATCAAATACAATGAGat TTTCAGGAGGCCCCCGGTCGAGAGAAGTCAATACACAAAAAGAGAAGGCAACATGCCTTGGCAAAAGTCGAGCTACCGGAAAGATAGGCCGCAACCTGTAATTGAGAGGACCAGGGATGAAAAGGTTGAGAAAATGGAGGAGTACAAAAGATTGGCCAAAGCCATAGATAATCAGATGGAGATAGTTCTGAAGAAGCACAAGGAGAATCCCGAGAAACATCCCAAGTATAATGACGAGTGGAAAAAATTCTGGAATGCCAG GTACAAGGAATTGCAGGCAGAGGGGAAGAATGCCTCTACACACGATTTCAAACCGGAATGGATCGAGTGTTGGAATAAACGAATGTTGGAATTGCATAAAGAAGAAATAGTATCCAGCAAAGCCGCCCTGAGAAAGAGATTAGGCCTTGGAGAAGAACCGGCTCCGATCTCGTTCAGGATTGGAGAGAGGCGAAAAGCCCAAGGTGCAAGCTATAAACCTACCCCTACGGCTGCCCAACCCGATAACGATCCCGAG GTAATAGTGATCGATGATACCGAAGAAGATTTGGTCTTGAAGGGAAGAAACCGATCCAGATCACCGGTCAAGAAGAGAGATCACTCTCCCCAGTTCCGAAGGCGGTCGCCTGTCAGGAAACGCAGCCCCTCCCCTTCCCGCCAAAAGAATTCCCCCTCTCCGCCATCTTATCGTCGCAGGGAGCGTTCTCCACCCACTCGTCGTAGAGACTCTCCTCTATCTCGACGAAAGGAGTCCCTGGTCTCGTCCCGAAGGGAGTCGCCCCCATCGAGAAAGAAAGAATCTCCGAAGAGACAGCTGTCTCCGCTTTCACGAAGGAAAGGCTCGCCGTTTTATCACAAGGCCCCTTCGCCCCCTACTAGGCTCAGGGAGGATAAATTGTCCCCTCCGAGGGACAGGTTCGAGAGGACGAGGGAGAGGTCCGAGGAAAGATCGAGATCATCGAGGGGCAAGTCGAGAGAGATCAGTTGGGAAAGGGAAAG AGAGAGACGTAGGGATTATGACGAAAAACACTGGGACAGACCGTACAGGGGTAGGGAGTATCCTTGGGAGCACGATCTTCACCCCGGTTTCAATTCGAATCCGTACGCTCCCCCAAAAATTCTGAGGGACGTAACAAGAAAACCCGTTTTGACTCCGGAACCTCCATCGTATTCAGAGATATCGGAACCAATCGAAGACGATGGTGACGTTAACATAGTTGCCGTTTTGAGACTACTGACAGCTTTAGAGGAGAAGTTAGGTTCTCTAGGACCCAAAGTCATCGACCTGCTTTCCCAAGCCTTGGCCATGGAGAAAAAGGTGCCGAACAGTTCCGAAGAACTGTTGGACAGCGAAATGAACTGCGTGCTGTTCGAAACTGTAAAGGAGAAGCTGAAAG GACAACTTCAGGCAGGTTTGGTGGATTGGATTCAGGAGAAGGCCTTTAAAACTGCCATTAGAAAAACGGCAAGTCTGATTCATGAAGCTGGAGAAAGGAAAAAGCAGAAGGAAGAAGAAATGCCGAAAAAACCGGTAGTCGTACCTGGTATTGGAAAAGTAGACAAGGGAAAAATAGCTAGACAGATAGCTAATGCTTTGATAGCTCAGGGAAAGACGGATGTTACTCAAAGTGAACTCGAAGAACTCATAAATGCAGTG gtTGGTATAGCTGAGGCGCAAAAGAATAGCTCGGAGCCTTTGACAACGGCAAGTTTCTTAGAAAAATTAGCCGCCTCGCAACCAAAAGAGACTAAACCGACTATTGAACCGAAGGTGGAACCTGAACCAAAGGTGCAGCCTGAaccaaaagaagaaaaagaaaccgTTCATAAACTTGAGGAGGACATAGAAGTTTCGAGTAGTTCCCAAGATAAAAGTACAATAAATATGGAAGGATTATCTGATTCTGATTTGGAGACACTATTGCAAAACTTCAAGGACCTCTCGAGTGATGAGCAGGTCGGTCTTATAAATTACTTGAAGAAACTCGAGGCAAGGGAACCAGAAAGAGTTGAGAAATTGAGAAAATTCGTGAATCTTTCCGAAAGCACTGATGACAAGGATAATACGGGAAAATACAGTCCATCTACGGCAAAGATAGAGGATTTTACCAACAAAGAAAGTAGTGAAAAGAGAAATGACGAAATTAAGGAAGATAAAAAGGATTTAAATAATTTGGAACTTATCAGTATAGACTCTGAAGATGAATATTCGTTTGACGATGTTGCGAAAGCTGTGTCACAAAAAGTGATAGAGAACGAGAAGGAACAGAAGAGATTGGAACATAAGAACTTGGAAAATAAAAACCTGGACGATGCAAAAGCTTTTATTACTTCCTTGATGAGTTCTTTGAACAAAACCGTTTCTCAAtcatcaacaacaacaacaacaaattcaCCAGTTGTTTCTAGTGTCACAACCACCAAcaaggaaaaaataaatttgatttctaATATTCCCATCAGTTCAGTTGACGTTGCGAATTCTCTGAGTGGAATCACAATGAGCATGTCGAGTCTTG gaaataTACTTGGCAATGTTCAAAGCCTAACCAATAAGGCCCAGGCGGTTCAACAACAACAAGAACGTCAGCCGGAACTGAAGTTGAACATTCCGATACAACCTTTAAAACCAAGCATTGTCCCCTCGGCTCCTACAAACAGTTCGAGAAATCCTTACAATGACTTCGACATTGCGGGTCAGAGAGATCAAAAAAGTAAAACTGTGAAAGGTCAACCGAACAAGTCTTACGACGAGTTCAATATAGGTCCAATACCGCAAGATGTGAAAGATGATGTCAGACCTCAAGGACCTTCAAGTAGCAGACTGATGGATAAACCTCTAG GTTATTCCGATTTACCTCGATCTTCAAATTCACCGTTTCCGGAAAGGATACCCCAATCAAATACAAATCTACCATTCACGAACTTGCAAAGGAATCCAATCAGAGGAACTGCCATTCAAGACAAACAGTTACCACTGTTCTCTAACAATCAGTTTCCTGCAAAGGGTGGCCCGTTCCCTGACAAATTCCGAACTGGGGGTAACAATTTCGAGTTGAGCGGTGGTAGCAGAGGTGATCTCGAGCCTAGGACTTCCGACTTTAGAGCGGGGACATCTGACGTTAGGGGCGGTGTGGGCAATTTCAGGACTTCTACAGATTACAGAGACGCTCCAAATAATTACAGAGACGCACCGAGCAGTTACAGAGATTCACCGAATAGTTACAGGGAGGCACCGAGTAGTTACAGAGACGCTCCGAATAGTTACAGAGAAGCACCGAATAGTTACAGAGATGCACCGAATAATTACAGAGATGCTCCGACTAGTTATAGAGATGCACCGAATGATTATAGAGATGATTCAAATGATTATAGAGACGCTCCAGATGATTATAGAGATGCTCTGAACGATTACAGTGATGCTCCGAATGATTACAGAGACTCCCCGAATGATTATAGAGGCGCTCCGAGCAATTACCGAGGTGGACCATCAAATATAAGGGGAAATGATTTCAGAGATGCTAGAGCTTCTCAAGGAAATAGTAAAAGCACCGTTGAGGACTCCAGAAATAAAACGAATGACTATAGAGGCGGTTTTGGAAATCCAAGAGGTGGTCAGGCTAATAAAATGGGGGGAAATGTTAATTATGGTAATCGGCAAAATAGCTTTCCACCTGCACCTAGATATCCTCAGCAGGGTAATAATTTTAATGCTTACAACAAGTGGTAA
- the LOC123682164 gene encoding uncharacterized protein CG7065-like isoform X2: MCILCHKKGDPRTILTHLASYNHQLTYLQKHFPTAYRHIAPYMVKGYKRNWQNGLLKIVEAIEATFGRLKPIQVENAKYSKDQMYYVEMVAKAKHFSELSGQTFENVVTKEELTRVHEIPKGIVTTTAVISKPMKRKSPSPPVVAKPMKKPKMPAENKSKRRSLSPVSDVSSSDLEDFDVKSPKKPIKYNEIFRRPPVERSQYTKREGNMPWQKSSYRKDRPQPVIERTRDEKVEKMEEYKRLAKAIDNQMEIVLKKHKENPEKHPKYNDEWKKFWNARYKELQAEGKNASTHDFKPEWIECWNKRMLELHKEEIVSSKAALRKRLGLGEEPAPISFRIGERRKAQGASYKPTPTAAQPDNDPEVIVIDDTEEDLVLKGRNRSRSPVKKRDHSPQFRRRSPVRKRSPSPSRQKNSPSPPSYRRRERSPPTRRRDSPLSRRKESLVSSRRESPPSRKKESPKRQLSPLSRRKGSPFYHKAPSPPTRLREDKLSPPRDRFERTRERSEERSRSSRGKSREISWERERERRRDYDEKHWDRPYRGREYPWEHDLHPGFNSNPYAPPKILRDVTRKPVLTPEPPSYSEISEPIEDDGDVNIVAVLRLLTALEEKLGSLGPKVIDLLSQALAMEKKVPNSSEELLDSEMNCVLFETVKEKLKGQLQAGLVDWIQEKAFKTAIRKTASLIHEAGERKKQKEEEMPKKPVVVPGIGKVDKGKIARQIANALIAQGKTDVTQSELEELINAVVGIAEAQKNSSEPLTTASFLEKLAASQPKETKPTIEPKVEPEPKVQPEPKEEKETVHKLEEDIEVSSSSQDKSTINMEGLSDSDLETLLQNFKDLSSDEQVGLINYLKKLEAREPERVEKLRKFVNLSESTDDKDNTGKYSPSTAKIEDFTNKESSEKRNDEIKEDKKDLNNLELISIDSEDEYSFDDVAKAVSQKVIENEKEQKRLEHKNLENKNLDDAKAFITSLMSSLNKTVSQSSTTTTTNSPVVSSVTTTNKEKINLISNIPISSVDVANSLSGITMSMSSLGNILGNVQSLTNKAQAVQQQQERQPELKLNIPIQPLKPSIVPSAPTNSSRNPYNDFDIAGQRDQKSKTVKGQPNKSYDEFNIGPIPQDVKDDVRPQGPSSSRLMDKPLGYSDLPRSSNSPFPERIPQSNTNLPFTNLQRNPIRGTAIQDKQLPLFSNNQFPAKGGPFPDKFRTGGNNFELSGGSRGDLEPRTSDFRAGTSDVRGGVGNFRTSTDYRDAPNNYRDAPSSYRDSPNSYREAPSSYRDAPNSYREAPNSYRDAPNNYRDAPTSYRDAPNDYRDDSNDYRDAPDDYRDALNDYSDAPNDYRDSPNDYRGAPSNYRGGPSNIRGNDFRDARASQGNSKSTVEDSRNKTNDYRGGFGNPRGGQANKMGGNVNYGNRQNSFPPAPRYPQQGNNFNAYNKW, encoded by the exons ATGTGCATCCTTTGCCATAAGAAGGGGGATCCCCGAACAATTTTGACACATCTGGCGAGTTATAATCATCAGTTGACT TATTTGCAAAAACACTTTCCGACTGCGTATCGCCATATAGCACCGTATATGGTGAAGGGGTATAAGAGAAATTGGCAGAATGGACTTCTCAAGATTGTCGAGGCCATAGAAGCGACATTCGGACGTTTGAAACCCATACAAGTGGAAAACGCTAAATACAGCAAGGATCAAATGTACTATGTGGAGATGGTCGCCAAAGCAAAACATTTCAGCGAATTATCAGGCCAAACATTTGAGAATGTAGTTACAAAAGAGGAGCTGACCAGAGTTCACGAGA TACCAAAAGGTATTGTAACAACAACAGCAGTTATAAGTAAACCAATGAAAAGGAAGAGTCCGTCCCCACCTGTTGTTGCCAAACCTATGAAGAAACCAAAAATGCCAGCTGAAAATAAATCGAAAAGAAGATCTCTTTCCCCTGTGTCTGATGTTTCTAGTAGTGATCTAGAAGACTTTGATGTCAAATCTCCTAAAAAACCGATCAAATACAATGAGat TTTCAGGAGGCCCCCGGTCGAGAGAAGTCAATACACAAAAAGAGAAGGCAACATGCCTTGGCAAAAGTCGAGCTACCGGAAAGATAGGCCGCAACCTGTAATTGAGAGGACCAGGGATGAAAAGGTTGAGAAAATGGAGGAGTACAAAAGATTGGCCAAAGCCATAGATAATCAGATGGAGATAGTTCTGAAGAAGCACAAGGAGAATCCCGAGAAACATCCCAAGTATAATGACGAGTGGAAAAAATTCTGGAATGCCAG GTACAAGGAATTGCAGGCAGAGGGGAAGAATGCCTCTACACACGATTTCAAACCGGAATGGATCGAGTGTTGGAATAAACGAATGTTGGAATTGCATAAAGAAGAAATAGTATCCAGCAAAGCCGCCCTGAGAAAGAGATTAGGCCTTGGAGAAGAACCGGCTCCGATCTCGTTCAGGATTGGAGAGAGGCGAAAAGCCCAAGGTGCAAGCTATAAACCTACCCCTACGGCTGCCCAACCCGATAACGATCCCGAG GTAATAGTGATCGATGATACCGAAGAAGATTTGGTCTTGAAGGGAAGAAACCGATCCAGATCACCGGTCAAGAAGAGAGATCACTCTCCCCAGTTCCGAAGGCGGTCGCCTGTCAGGAAACGCAGCCCCTCCCCTTCCCGCCAAAAGAATTCCCCCTCTCCGCCATCTTATCGTCGCAGGGAGCGTTCTCCACCCACTCGTCGTAGAGACTCTCCTCTATCTCGACGAAAGGAGTCCCTGGTCTCGTCCCGAAGGGAGTCGCCCCCATCGAGAAAGAAAGAATCTCCGAAGAGACAGCTGTCTCCGCTTTCACGAAGGAAAGGCTCGCCGTTTTATCACAAGGCCCCTTCGCCCCCTACTAGGCTCAGGGAGGATAAATTGTCCCCTCCGAGGGACAGGTTCGAGAGGACGAGGGAGAGGTCCGAGGAAAGATCGAGATCATCGAGGGGCAAGTCGAGAGAGATCAGTTGGGAAAGGGAAAG AGAGAGACGTAGGGATTATGACGAAAAACACTGGGACAGACCGTACAGGGGTAGGGAGTATCCTTGGGAGCACGATCTTCACCCCGGTTTCAATTCGAATCCGTACGCTCCCCCAAAAATTCTGAGGGACGTAACAAGAAAACCCGTTTTGACTCCGGAACCTCCATCGTATTCAGAGATATCGGAACCAATCGAAGACGATGGTGACGTTAACATAGTTGCCGTTTTGAGACTACTGACAGCTTTAGAGGAGAAGTTAGGTTCTCTAGGACCCAAAGTCATCGACCTGCTTTCCCAAGCCTTGGCCATGGAGAAAAAGGTGCCGAACAGTTCCGAAGAACTGTTGGACAGCGAAATGAACTGCGTGCTGTTCGAAACTGTAAAGGAGAAGCTGAAAG GACAACTTCAGGCAGGTTTGGTGGATTGGATTCAGGAGAAGGCCTTTAAAACTGCCATTAGAAAAACGGCAAGTCTGATTCATGAAGCTGGAGAAAGGAAAAAGCAGAAGGAAGAAGAAATGCCGAAAAAACCGGTAGTCGTACCTGGTATTGGAAAAGTAGACAAGGGAAAAATAGCTAGACAGATAGCTAATGCTTTGATAGCTCAGGGAAAGACGGATGTTACTCAAAGTGAACTCGAAGAACTCATAAATGCAGTG gtTGGTATAGCTGAGGCGCAAAAGAATAGCTCGGAGCCTTTGACAACGGCAAGTTTCTTAGAAAAATTAGCCGCCTCGCAACCAAAAGAGACTAAACCGACTATTGAACCGAAGGTGGAACCTGAACCAAAGGTGCAGCCTGAaccaaaagaagaaaaagaaaccgTTCATAAACTTGAGGAGGACATAGAAGTTTCGAGTAGTTCCCAAGATAAAAGTACAATAAATATGGAAGGATTATCTGATTCTGATTTGGAGACACTATTGCAAAACTTCAAGGACCTCTCGAGTGATGAGCAGGTCGGTCTTATAAATTACTTGAAGAAACTCGAGGCAAGGGAACCAGAAAGAGTTGAGAAATTGAGAAAATTCGTGAATCTTTCCGAAAGCACTGATGACAAGGATAATACGGGAAAATACAGTCCATCTACGGCAAAGATAGAGGATTTTACCAACAAAGAAAGTAGTGAAAAGAGAAATGACGAAATTAAGGAAGATAAAAAGGATTTAAATAATTTGGAACTTATCAGTATAGACTCTGAAGATGAATATTCGTTTGACGATGTTGCGAAAGCTGTGTCACAAAAAGTGATAGAGAACGAGAAGGAACAGAAGAGATTGGAACATAAGAACTTGGAAAATAAAAACCTGGACGATGCAAAAGCTTTTATTACTTCCTTGATGAGTTCTTTGAACAAAACCGTTTCTCAAtcatcaacaacaacaacaacaaattcaCCAGTTGTTTCTAGTGTCACAACCACCAAcaaggaaaaaataaatttgatttctaATATTCCCATCAGTTCAGTTGACGTTGCGAATTCTCTGAGTGGAATCACAATGAGCATGTCGAGTCTTG gaaataTACTTGGCAATGTTCAAAGCCTAACCAATAAGGCCCAGGCGGTTCAACAACAACAAGAACGTCAGCCGGAACTGAAGTTGAACATTCCGATACAACCTTTAAAACCAAGCATTGTCCCCTCGGCTCCTACAAACAGTTCGAGAAATCCTTACAATGACTTCGACATTGCGGGTCAGAGAGATCAAAAAAGTAAAACTGTGAAAGGTCAACCGAACAAGTCTTACGACGAGTTCAATATAGGTCCAATACCGCAAGATGTGAAAGATGATGTCAGACCTCAAGGACCTTCAAGTAGCAGACTGATGGATAAACCTCTAG GTTATTCCGATTTACCTCGATCTTCAAATTCACCGTTTCCGGAAAGGATACCCCAATCAAATACAAATCTACCATTCACGAACTTGCAAAGGAATCCAATCAGAGGAACTGCCATTCAAGACAAACAGTTACCACTGTTCTCTAACAATCAGTTTCCTGCAAAGGGTGGCCCGTTCCCTGACAAATTCCGAACTGGGGGTAACAATTTCGAGTTGAGCGGTGGTAGCAGAGGTGATCTCGAGCCTAGGACTTCCGACTTTAGAGCGGGGACATCTGACGTTAGGGGCGGTGTGGGCAATTTCAGGACTTCTACAGATTACAGAGACGCTCCAAATAATTACAGAGACGCACCGAGCAGTTACAGAGATTCACCGAATAGTTACAGGGAGGCACCGAGTAGTTACAGAGACGCTCCGAATAGTTACAGAGAAGCACCGAATAGTTACAGAGATGCACCGAATAATTACAGAGATGCTCCGACTAGTTATAGAGATGCACCGAATGATTATAGAGATGATTCAAATGATTATAGAGACGCTCCAGATGATTATAGAGATGCTCTGAACGATTACAGTGATGCTCCGAATGATTACAGAGACTCCCCGAATGATTATAGAGGCGCTCCGAGCAATTACCGAGGTGGACCATCAAATATAAGGGGAAATGATTTCAGAGATGCTAGAGCTTCTCAAGGAAATAGTAAAAGCACCGTTGAGGACTCCAGAAATAAAACGAATGACTATAGAGGCGGTTTTGGAAATCCAAGAGGTGGTCAGGCTAATAAAATGGGGGGAAATGTTAATTATGGTAATCGGCAAAATAGCTTTCCACCTGCACCTAGATATCCTCAGCAGGGTAATAATTTTAATGCTTACAACAAGTGGTAA